The following coding sequences lie in one Treponema sp. OMZ 790 genomic window:
- a CDS encoding type II toxin-antitoxin system VapC family toxin, giving the protein MYLLDTHTLLWFLNDSPKLSKRALEIITTEGKIFFSIVSLWEIAIKKTIGKLDLDSSISEIEALCYEKDISLIQIKAKHLDKIIELPNIHSDPFDRLIIAQSIIENLILITKDINIPHYPVKTVW; this is encoded by the coding sequence ATGTATTTGCTCGATACACATACCCTGTTATGGTTCTTAAATGATTCTCCTAAATTGTCAAAGAGAGCTCTTGAGATAATAACCACAGAGGGTAAAATTTTTTTTAGTATTGTTTCACTATGGGAAATAGCAATTAAGAAGACTATAGGGAAACTTGATTTGGATTCTTCCATTTCGGAGATTGAAGCTTTATGTTATGAAAAAGATATTTCACTTATACAAATTAAAGCAAAACATCTGGATAAAATAATAGAGCTTCCAAATATACATAGTGATCCTTTTGATCGTCTAATTATTGCACAGTCTATAATTGAAAATCTTATTCTTATTACAAAAGATATAAATATTCCTCATTATCCTGTTAAAACTGTGTGGTAG
- a CDS encoding DUF2281 domain-containing protein, with translation MSYASLEKKMNNLTIEQQQSVFDYINFLLYKNNANKKKTVYRTPGGLKGSFYMSDDFDKTPECFEGYI, from the coding sequence ATGTCTTATGCTTCCTTAGAAAAGAAAATGAATAATCTGACTATCGAACAACAACAATCTGTCTTTGATTATATTAATTTCTTGTTATATAAAAATAATGCGAATAAAAAGAAAACTGTCTATAGAACCCCCGGTGGTTTGAAAGGCTCTTTTTATATGTCGGATGATTTTGATAAAACGCCTGAATGTTTTGAAGGATATATTTAA